A region of the Methanomassiliicoccales archaeon genome:
TCAGGGATGGGAAGGAGGTCGAGTTGATAGACTATATGGTCATCGACGAGATCTTCAAGAACGCCCATAAGGGCACCCGTGCCTCTGAAGATAAACTCAAAGAGGTCTTCAAGACCCTCGACCCAGCCGAGATCGCCAAGATCATCATTCTGAAGGGAGAGGTGCAGCTCACCGCCCAACAGCGCAAGGAGATGCTGGAGAGCAAGCGGCTCCGCATCATCGCTACCATTGCTCGTAATGCTATCAACCCCCAGACCGGGGGACCGCACACCGCGCAACGCATAGAGATGGCCATGGAAGAGGCCAAGGTCCATATTGACGCCTTTAAACCGGTGGACCTGCAGGTCCAGCATGTTTTGGACAAACTACGACCTCTGATCCCCATACGTTTCGACAAGATACGAATCGCCATCAGGCTAAAGGCCGACGAGTACGCGCGATGCTTCGAGGACATGACCGAGATGGGGAAGGTCTCTAAGGAAGAATGGCAGAAGAACGGGGATTGGATCGGTGTCGTAGAGATCCCCGCAGGTCTGAGGGACGACCTGTTCCACCGGCTTAACGCCAAGACGCATGGCACGGTGGAGACCAAGCAATTGAGATGACACCATATATTAGATTCCAAGAGTTGATTAAATGAATAACGAGAGCTTTACCAGAGAACTGGTGCTACCCGGTGATGAATTGGACACCGGGACCATGAAGCCCGGTGAGGGAACCTACGTCCACGACGGAAAGATCTTCGCCGCCATGTTGGGCATCAAGAACGTAAAATCCAATTTTGTGAACGTCATCCCCCTGGGAGGCCGGTACATTCCCGCCCCTGGAGATATGATCATCGGCAAGGTGATGGACATCGGTCCCTCCAACTGGTTGATCGACATATTCTCACCATACCCCGCCCCACTGCATGTCAACGAGGTGCCTTGGAGGGTGGAGTTCGGGGACACCGCCCGGTACCTGGGGATAGGCGATACTTTGCTTGCCAAGGTTCTAATGGTTGACGAGACAAAACGTGTGCAGGTGACCATGAAGGAGCAGGGGCTGCGCAAGCTCCAGGGCGGACAGATCGTGGAGATCGCCCACAGCAAGGTTCCCCGGGTCATCGGCAAGAACGGGTCCATGATCCAGATGATCAAGACCTACACCAACTGCCGTATATTCATCGGACAGAACGGTAGGATATGGATGGACGGGAACATGGAAGATATGGTTCACGCCGTACAGGCAATTAAGATGATAGACGAGGGAGCGCAGACCCTGAAACTGACCGAGCGGGTGAAGGAATTCCTGGAATCGGTATATCGCAAGGAAGAATGAGGTGTTTTAATGGGTGGAAATTCTGATATGAAGCTCATCGATGAAAACGGTATTAGGACAGACGGTCGGAAGGTGGATGAGCTCCGGCCAATCAAGATCGAGGCCGGAGTGCTCAAGAACGCCGATGGCTCAGCGTACGTGGAGGTAGGAAAGAACAAGGTATTGGCAGCGGTGTACGGACCAAGGGAATGTCACCCCCGCCACATGCAGAACCCTGCCAAGGCTATCATACAGTGTAGATACAATATGATCTCCTTTTCGGTGTCTGACCGCAAGAGGCCGGGCCCGGACCGAAGGTCGGTGGAGATATCCAAATTGATTTCCGAGGCGTTGGATTACGTGGTGTTCACTGAGAACTACCCCCGTACCTCCATTGATGTATACATAGAGGTTTTGCAGGCCAACGCCGGTACAAGATGCGCTGGATTGACCGCAGCCGCCGTGGCTTTGGCTGATGCAGGCATTCCTATGAGGGACATCGTGCCCTCCGTTGCCGTCGGGAAGGTCAACGACACCGTGGTCCTGGACCTCAACAAGGAGGAGGACAATTTCGGTCAGGCGGACCTGCCTATCGCCATGATCCCTAGGACCGGAGAGGTCCTATTGATGCAGATGGACGGGCACCTGACCAAGGCCGAGTTCGACCAAGCCATGGAGATGGGGATCAAAGCCTGTAAGGAGATATATGAAGTACAGAAGGACGCCCTTCGCCGCCGCTACGCCATAGTGAATGGTGAGGGCGATGAAGAGTCCAAGGAAGAGCCTGTGGAAGAGCCTATGGAAGAGTCCAAGGAAGAGCCTGTGGAAGAGTCCACGGACCAACCCGAAATGACCGAGGAGGATTGAAAATGGCAAGATCAGTCGTTTCTGAGATCAAGAGGGATCACATCAACAAACTTGTCGCAGACGGCCACCGCGTAGATGGACGTGCATGGGACGAGTTCCGAAATATATCTATCCAGACCAATGTGGTAGAGACCGCTGAGGGATCTTCCCGGGTCAAGATCGGCAACACCGAGGTCATCGTCGGAGTGAAGATGACCGTGGGCGAGCCTTTCTCCGACACCCCCAACAGGGGAGTCCTCACGACCAACGCCGAGCTCATTCCAATGGCCTCGCCAAACTTCGAGTCCGGTCCCCCGGACGAGAACTCGATCGAGCTGTCCAGGGTCGTTGACCGCGGTATCAGGGAAAGCCAGATGATAGACCTGGAGAAACTCTGCATAGAGCCCGGCAAGAAGGTGTGGATCAATTTCGTGGACATCTACGTGCTGGATTTCGACGGAAACCTGTTCGACGCCTGCTCCCTGGGAGCGGTTGCGGCCATAAAGAGCGCCATAGTACCAGCGTCGGCACATGGATTGGGCGAGGATTACCCCATGCCCACCACCTGCACCCCGATCTCCGTGACCGCGGTGCAAATCGAAAACTCTATATTGGTTGACCCGAGTCTCGACGAAGAAAAGGTCGCGGCAGCTAGGCTGACCGTTACCACTGATGACAACGGAGACCTGCGGGCCATGCAGAAGGGCCTACGCGGGGCGCTCACGGTGGAACAGATCAATACCATCATCGAGACCTCTCGAAGATTAGGTAGTGAGATTAGAAAACTAGTCGGGTGAAAGCAATGGCAAAAAGAACTGATAAGGCCGGGACCTCCGGCAGGTACGGAGCCAGATACGGCGTGGTAGTCAGGAAGCTTACCAGGGACATCGAGAAGGTCCAAAGATCCAGGTCCGAGTGCCCCAGCTGCCACCACATTAGCGTGAAGAGAGTATCCTCGGGGATATGGGCATGCAGGCACTGCGACACCAAGTTCGCGGGCGGCTGTTACACCCCCAGGGTGAGAGAGGCGGTCTCGAAAGAGATCTTGGCCGCCGCAGCTAAGGAGATCTAAGCTTGACATACAAGTGCGGCCAATGTGAGAAACCTATCCGTTCCAACGTCAACGCCGTGGGGATGCAGTGTGAGAACTGCGGATCCAAGATGTTCTACAAGGAGCGGCCTAACGTCAAGAAGGTTATCAAAGGCCGTTGATATGTTCCGAGCCACCCTAGGGGTGAGCTCCCCCTACGCCTCCACCGTGGCCAAGGCCATAGGACCGGAGGCCGGAAGGGAAATACCCCGTACAAGAGCGGAAGTGCGCCATTCTGAAGGGTCGATGACCCTGATATTGGATGCGGATGACCTCTCGGCCTTACGGGCAGCTTTAAATTCCTACATCCGATGGATGAGCATCGCAGAAAAGATGAGTGAAACGGTCGGTGATATTGATGGATGAGATCAGCCCCAAACTTCAGAACCAGATCGCCCAATTCCAGCAGCTTCAGCAGCAATTGCAGACGGTCATGAGCCAGAAGATCAGAATGGACGCCATGTTGAAAGAGATGGAAATGACCATCGAAGAATTGAAGAAGGTGTCCGAGGACGCCGTGGTGTTCAAGAGCGTCGGTTCCCTGATGATAAAGATCAGCGACAACCCCGCCCTCCTGAAGGATATCGAGGAGGACAAGGAGACCACCGAGGTCAGGGTTAAGAGCCTGGACCGTCAGGAGAAGATGCTCAAGGAGAAGTTCCAGAGCGTTCAGGAACAGCTGAACCGCGCCTTGGGCGCCCCTCCGAAGCAGGATGATGAGGACAACTGAGCCTCCATCCCTTTCTCTTTATTTCACTAAAAAATGAAAATAGAACCGAGGTCTTCACCGTTGCAGATGCTTGACGACATCATCGGAAGGTTGGCCTCCTCTGACAAACTTATATTGGTCCACGGCAACGCGGACCCGGACGCATTAGGCAGCGCCTATGCTCTGAGCAAAGCCTTCCCTCCAGCCTCAATACTTGCGGTGGAGGGGTTGGACCGTACCTCAAAGAACGTCTCCGCCCGTTTGGGCATCGAACTTCTGACCTGTCCGGACCATGAATATCCCCTCATCGTTGTGGTGGACACTTCTTCTCCTGAACAATTGGGAAGTTATGGCCAGATCGCGGGGGAGATGATCATTATCGACCATCATTGCCCCTCAGAAAAGTGGGTAGGGAGAGGAACTTACCTCTGCGATGACAGTAAAAAGAGTTGCGCCGAATTAGTGCTGGACATCATAGAGAAGGCCGAAATTGAGATCACTCGGACCATGGCATTGGCCCTATGCGCCGGAATACTTACTGACACGGGGCATTTCCGTTTCTCCAACCCCGCTTCGCTTCGAGCGTTCGCCCGCTTGATAGAGGGGTCCAACCTCAACATCGAAGAGGTGCTCTCGCTCACCGAATCGCCCACCGATATCTCAGAGAGAGTAGCCCAGATGAAAGGCGGGCAGCGGCTTCGCTTCGAAAGGGTAGGTCAACATATCGTGGCCATATCCCAAGGCAGTTCCTTCGAATCATCGGTATGCAAGTCGCTCCTGTCACTGGGGGCGGACATTGCGTTCGTCGCTTCACAGCGTAGCGGGGAGTTCCGTTTGAGTGCTCGAGCCCGGCAGGAAATGGTGCGAAAGGGATTGCACCTGGGACAGTTGCTGGGCGACGTGGGTCAAGAGACCGATAACGACGGCGGCGGACACGGCGGGGCGGCCGGGCTCGTCGGCGAAGGGGATGCCGAGGCCATACTCAACATTTGCATGCACAAGTCCATGGCCTTTTTGAGAACGCTGAAATAAGGTCAGCGAAGCTTCCTGACATCAGCTAGGACCTTCAGTATGCGCTCCAGGTTCTCCGGTTTTCGTTGGAAGTATTCGCGTGTTGGCGCTAGCACTTCCGCCAAAGCGGCGGCCGTCCCGTTCTTCAGGTCCATGGGATGCAGTTTCCCGGATAGGTAGGTGCGCTCCAGCTCATCGTAGTTCTGGAACTCCAGATCGCCGCCGAACTTCTCCGGTCTCTCGAAGCGCAGGACGTCCATCCGTTCGAACAGCACATAGCGACATATGGCCATTACCGGGTTGCCCTCCGCCTCCGGAGGGCAGAAGGCCTTGCCAAGCTTGCGCTTGATGTCTTCCGGTGAATCGTGTATGAGCAGGCTTCCGTCGGGGTCGCTCTTGGACATCTTACTGTTCACCGGGTCCATGCGGTTCCCGCCTTTCAATCCTGGTAAAAGGGGAGTGTGCACCGCGACGGCCTTCTTGACGCCCATCTTCTCCGCCGCTTCGCGAGCTAGCATGTGAGCTCTTCTCTGGTCCAACCCGGCGTATGCCACGTCGACGTCCATGAAGATGAGGTCGGCAGCCTGCATGAGCGGGTACATCATCTTACTGGAGTCGACATCAGCCTCGTCCTCGCTTCGGCCCATGATGGTCATGGCCCTCTTCACCCGTTGCAACGAGGAGGCCTTTCCGACCTTGATCACCGTCTCCCAGTAATCGATGTCGTCCATGATCTGAGATGCCAGTTTATATTGCACTTTCTCCCTGGGCACGCCCAAGGCCTCGAAGCAGTCCTTCATGTACTCGGCGCAGACCCTTATGTTCTCGATGTCTCCGCCCAACTTGTCGTTTATGTAGGCGTGCCAATCGGCCAAGAATATGATAAAATCAAAATTGGCGTCCACGAAGTTGCGGATCTTCTGGGCAGTGACCATCCAACCGATGTGCACCAGTCCGGAGGGTTCGAAGCCGATATATCCGGTGGGGGAGCTCTTGTTCTGAAGTACCTGCTTTAGATCTTCAGAGGTGATGATCTCCTCGGTGTTCCGGGCCACGAGTGCGTACCGCTCTTCGATGTCCATTATCCTCAGGCTCGAATGTGGAACGGACTATTAAATTGATTTGATATTCAATCACGGAACAATCTAGCCAGCTTCTCCGCCGCCGCATTGACCGTGTCCACCACCATGGAGGTCGGGGGGCAGTATGCGTTCTCCATGCGTTCCACGAACTCTTGGACGTTGACACCCTCCAACAGCGCGGCGGTGATCCAGTTCACCCGGCCAGTGACATCCTCGCCGCCTATGATCTGTCCACCGATCAATCGTCCGCTATCGGCATCGGCCAGTAGTTTGACCGTGGTCATCTTTCCCCCAGGATAGTATCTGGCCCGTGAAGATCCTTCGGCCAACGCCTCCTTGACCTTGAGGCCGTAGTAATCCGCTAGGGAACGGGAGATCCCGGTCCCGCCCACCTGAAGTCCGCCGATGACGCTGATGAAAGGGCTGGCCGTCCCCGGGAAAGTGGCCTTTCCACCAGTGGCGCGGATCCCGGCCACACGGCCCTGACGTACCGCGGTGGAACCCAGCTGGCTCATCGTTGGTCCGGCGGTGACCGCGCTTTGACACATGACCACGTCGCCTGCCAGATAGATATCCGGAACCAAACGGCCTTTGCGGTAGGGCTGAAGACTGGGGCTGACCCTGACCGCACCCAAGGGACCTATGTCCAGCCCCATCTGCTCTGGCAACTTGAGGTTGGCCCTCACTCCCGTGGCCATGACGACCATCTGACAAGGGATGTGGACGTTCCCTACGGTGACCCCGGTGACGTCCTCCTTCCCCTCGATCCGGGAGAGCGGCGCTCCCATGACGAACTTGATGCCCAATGATTCGCAGTGGGACCGTACCAGATCGGCCATGTCCCTATCCAATATTCGGGGGAAGACCTGGTCGAACATCTCCACCACGGTGACCTGTTTCCCCTGTTCTTGTAAGGCTACGGCCATCTCCAGACCGATGACCCCGGCTCCGGCCACGACCACCTGCTGCACCTTGGGCATATGGTCCATGATGGCCTGCCCGTCGGATATCCATCTGACCGGGAACACTCCCTTAAGGTCCCGACCGTCAACTGGAGGAACGAAGACCATTCCGCCAGTAGCCAATATCAATACGTCGAACTCGATGTCCCGACCGTCCTTGGTGGTCAGATGCCTCTTGTCTAGGTCTACCTTGTCGACGGTGGTTCTGACCAGGACCTTGATGTTCCTTTCGCTCTGGTAGAACTCAGGGGTATGCATCACGATGCTCTGGAAATCCTTGATCTTCCCTTCCAGCACGAACGGTATGGCGCAGGGTGAATAGGCCACATGCTCGTCCTCGGTGATGAGAGTGATGTCGTCCTGCCCGTGCTCCCTGGCGGTAGAGGCGGCGGTCATGCCGGCCGCACCTCCTCCGATAACCACGATCTTCCTGGCCATGATGCTCTCCCAGGCAGCAAATCCGGAAGAAAGGATATAAAATGTTGGTAATGAGGTAAAGCGCATTCCTAAAATAGTAAGGGACGTTTGCTATGGAACGGATATGGAGCACCCATGAAAAACCTGGACCTTAACAGACCGGTGACGATCTGGAAGGAGGACGACGTGGTCGATGGTAAGAAGGAGAAGGCCCTAGTGGCCATCTTCCGCACCCGTGGCTGCCATTGGTCTCGAAAGTGCGGATGTTCCATGTGTGGTTATAACGTGGAGAGCCTGGAAGGCATCGGCGTTCCTGAGCTCACAGCTCAGCTCGAGGCCGTTCTATCCCGATACGAAGGGGAAGGCATGGTCAAGCTCTACACCTCAGGAAGTTTCCTCGATCCAATGGAGATCCCGGAAGAGGTGCGGGACCGCATCCTTAGTTCATTTGATAATGCGAAGCAGGTGCTCTTCGAAAGCCGTCCAGAGTTCGTTACGCCTGAGACGCTGCAGCATCTGCCGGACCACTCTGCGGTGGCGTTAGGGTTGGAGAGCGCCTCGGACAAGGTGCTCCGTTGCAGCGTGAGAAAGGGTTTCGGTACCAAGGACTACCTGAGAGCTGCTGAGGCCGTCAATTCCCGCGGATTTCCTGTCCGCACATACCTATTGCTTAAACCACCATACCTCACTGAAAGCGCGGCGATCGATGACACCCTTAGGTCCGTAAAGTTCGCCGCCCCCTATTCGGACAGCATCTCCATCAACCCGCTCAATGTGCAGAAGGAGACCTTGGTGGAAGGGCTATGGCGCCGCGGTGATTACCGGCCTCCGTGGATCTGGTCATTGTTCGAGGTGCTAAAGAGCAAGGCGGAACTGCCGGGCGTGAGGCTGTTCTCCTCACCCAGTGGTGCTGGTACCCAAAGGGGGGTGCATAATTGTCCCGACTGCGACCGCAGATTGCTGGACATATTAGAAAAGTTCAACTTCGAGCAGGACGTTGAACTCCTTGGTGGTCACCATTGCCACTGCCGAAAGGAATGGAATTCACTGGTCGGCCTGGAGGAGCTCATGCGCACCTCTGTTGACGTGAGCCGGCATCTAGGAGACGAACTGGTGCTTTAGAGGGATGTACATGGAGTACGAGATAAAACGAGGAAGCTACGGCAATCTTGAGGGCGACGGCCTGATCAACATGATGGACACGGCGTTCGGACCGACCAAGAAGGAAGGCGACAAGTGTGTCTCATCCTTCGGTGCCATGACCCGAATAGAGGTGCGTTTGAAAAGCAAGACGCTCCTAGACATCACCACGGACACCGATAAGGGAGCCAGCGTGGAATTGGCCCAGGAGACGATCAGGCGGTGGAACGCCTTCTTGGAGCAGGTGACCGGGTTCACATCCAAGGAGCGGCGCACACGTCTTCAGAAGAAGGCCAAGGAAGGCAAGCTCTAGAAACGTCCAGAGGGACCTTTTCCTATCCTTATTATATATAGTGAGCAACGATTGTTTTATATACAGATATTAGTATGCGAGTTCTGCTCAACGCACTGAGGACGTTCGACCAGACCCCTTGGGCAATGCTTCAAGCATCCCTAAGTCGCCCCCATCCGCGCATTCTGGAGGGTGATGACGGTGTCACGGTCGAAGGTGCTGACCTCAACACTCTTGAGAACAGGCGTTAGCGTAAGAGAGTGTGCTCTCTCATGAGATAGGGAGAGGGAGATCCATGTCGAACATTAGACGTCCGAGAAGAGGCTCAAAGGGTTTTGGCCCTAGGAAAAGGGCCGTTAGCCAGACACCGAGGCTGGATGCTTGGCCCGAGATTAGCGAAGGCCCTAAAGTCCAAGGTTTTGCCGGTTATAAAGCAGGAATGACTCACGCATTCATCGTGGATCACCGCAACAAGAGCACCACTTCTGGTCAGGAGATCAGGGTGCCTGTCACTGTTCTAGAAGTACCCCCAATGGTGGTTGCCGCGGTACGTATCTACGAGAATACCCGCTATGGGCTAAAGACCTCTGGAGAGGTCTGGGCCAATCAGCTGGACGAGAACTTGTCCAGGCTATTGCCCGTTCCCAAGAAGGTCGACGCCGAGCAGGCCTGGGAGAAGATGAAAGGTGTGGACACCGAGGACGTTAGGGTCCTGGCGTTCACCCAACCCAAGCTGGTCCAAGGAGTGCCGAAGAAGCGCCCCGAGCTCATGGAGCTGCGCATAGGCGGCGGCACCATGGATGCGAGGGTAGAGTTCGCCAAGGCGTTGCTGGGTAAGTTCATCAGCATCAACGACTTCGCCAAGGTTGGCGGGATGATCGATGTCGTCGCCATCACCAAGGGGAAGGGGTTCCAAGGCGCTACCAAGCGCTGGGGCCTGAAGTTGCTGTCCCACAAGAACTCCAAGCACCGCCGCATGGTCGGTAACCTGGGACCTAAGAGGCCTGGTTACGTCCGAGGCACCGTTCCTCAGTCCGGTCAGATGGGATACCATCAGAGGACCGAGGTCAACAAGCTCATATTGAAGATCGGGGAAAGTGGGCAGGAGGTCAGCCCCAAGGGCGGCTTCCTACACTACGGTGTGGTAAGAAACCCCTTCGTACTGATCCACGGATCCGTGCCTGGCCCGACAAAGAGGCTGGTGCGGATGAGGGACCCGGTAAGAAGGCAGCAGGCGGACCTGAAGGAAGCGCCTGATATGGTGTACATATCCACCGAATCCAAGCAGGGGGCGTAAGCAATGGTCGATAACGCACAGGTCAACATATATTCGTTAACGGGCGAGGTCCTAAGGACCCAATCCCTACCCGGGGTGTTCGCCACCCAGTTCCGACCCGATGTCATCCACAGGGCTGTAGTGGCCGAGCAGGCCAACAAGAGGCAGCCCTATGGGTCCAAGCCGGGTGCCGGAATCAGGCATTCGGTGTCAACCTGGGGCAAAGGCCGAGGCGTGTCCAGGGTCCAGAGATTGGCCCAGGGCGCCAAGGGTGCCGAGTCCCCTAACAACGTGGGAGGCCGCCGTGCCTTCCCGCCCAGAGTGGACAAGGACTGGAGCAAGAAGGTCAACCAGAAGGAGCGCATATTGGCTCGCTTTTCGGCATTGGCCGCCACCGCTGATGCGGAGAAGGTCAAGGCCCGCGGTCACCGCTTCAATGAAGAGCTGACTTTGCCAGTGGTCATAGAGGACCGCCTGGAGGACGTTCGCAGCACTGCTGAGGTGCTAGATGTCCTGATGAGCCTCGGTCTGCAGGACGATGTCATCCGCAGCAAGGATGGGATCCGTGTTCGAGCCGGCCGCGGCAAGATGAGGGGACGGCGCTACCGCATGCCCCGAAGCCTGCTCATAGTGGTCTCGAACCACGACGTCGCTCTGATCAAGGGCGCCAGGAACCTTCCAGGTGTCGAGGTTATGAACGCCGAGGGATTGAATTCAGGACTGCTGGCCCCCGGTGGATTGCCCGGAAGACTGACGGTGTTCACTGAGTCCGCGCTCAAGATAGTAGGAGAGTGGTGATCATGGCCAGAAAGGTACTGCTTTATCCATATGTGACGGAAAAGACCATGAACTACATGACCGGCACGCCTACCCAGGATTTCACGGACGGGAACAAGATAGTTTTCATCGTGGACCGCTTCGCCAACAAGGCGCAGATCAAGGTAGCTTTCGAAGAATACTTCGAGGTCAAGGTAGACAAGGTCTGGACCAAGATAGCCAAGGATGGCAAGCACGCCACAATAAAGCTAGCTGAAGGATACTCTGCCGAGGACATCGGTATGAGGATAGGAGTCTTCTGAGGAGGGGGAACATGGGTAGACGACTAAGACAACAGAGAAGGGGCCACGGAAGCTCCACCTATCGGTCCCCGAGCCACAGGCACGTGGGAGAGATAAAACACCCCCATTCTGAACTGAAGAATGGTGTAGTGACAGATATTATCCACGCCCCGGGCCGTAACAGCCCGGTGGCGGAGATCAAGTTCGAGAGCGGGAAGAAGGACAAGATCATCGCGGTCGAAGGCCTGATGGTCGGACAGGATATCAGCGTGGACGGTACAAAGAACCTGAAGCCTGGCAGCATCCTGCCCTTGTCCAACATCCCTGAAGGTACTCTGATCCATAATCTGGAAGCCAGACCTGGCGATGGCGGAAAGTTCGTACGCACTGCGGGAACCTACGCCACCTTGGTGACGAAGGGTGACACCGTAGTGGTGCAGTTGCCCTCCGGCGCCTTCAAGAACCTGGACCCCAGGTGCCGCGCCGGCATTGGTATAATCGCGGGCGGAGGTGCTTCGGAGAAGCCGTTCGCCAAGGCAGGAAAGAAGTTCCATGCCCTACGTAGCAAGGCAAAAGCAAACTTCAAGGTGAAGGGAGTGGCCATGAACGCGGTCGATCACCCCCACGGTGGTGGCGGTCACCCGCACGTTGGTAAACCTAGCACCGTATCGAGGAACGCCCCGCCGGGAAGGAAGGTCGGTAGGCTTTCCCCCCAGAAGAAACAGAGGAAGTGATTCTAGATGGCCGATGAAAAGCTAACTGGTACCAAATCCTCGAGGAGGAAGCAGAGGAAGAAGAAGGGCATGATGACCGCCCGTAGGAAGAAGGAATTCACCTACCGCGGTTTCAACCTGGAGCAGCTCCAGGAGATGCCTTTCGAGGAGATGGTGGACCTTCTGCCGTCCAGGACCCGAAGGTCCTTCCGTCGCGGACTCAACGAGGAACAGAAGACCACCTTCGACAAGATATGGTCCGGAAAACACGAAGTGGTGCGTACGCACCGCAGGGACATACCGGTCGTGCCGGCCTTCGTTGGTCGCCGCGTGGCCGTGTACAATGGAAAGGAATTCAAGGAAGTCGAGATAAAACCGGAGATGATCG
Encoded here:
- the rrp41 gene encoding exosome complex exonuclease Rrp41; the protein is MGGNSDMKLIDENGIRTDGRKVDELRPIKIEAGVLKNADGSAYVEVGKNKVLAAVYGPRECHPRHMQNPAKAIIQCRYNMISFSVSDRKRPGPDRRSVEISKLISEALDYVVFTENYPRTSIDVYIEVLQANAGTRCAGLTAAAVALADAGIPMRDIVPSVAVGKVNDTVVLDLNKEEDNFGQADLPIAMIPRTGEVLLMQMDGHLTKAEFDQAMEMGIKACKEIYEVQKDALRRRYAIVNGEGDEESKEEPVEEPMEESKEEPVEESTDQPEMTEED
- the rrp4 gene encoding exosome complex RNA-binding protein Rrp4; translated protein: MNNESFTRELVLPGDELDTGTMKPGEGTYVHDGKIFAAMLGIKNVKSNFVNVIPLGGRYIPAPGDMIIGKVMDIGPSNWLIDIFSPYPAPLHVNEVPWRVEFGDTARYLGIGDTLLAKVLMVDETKRVQVTMKEQGLRKLQGGQIVEIAHSKVPRVIGKNGSMIQMIKTYTNCRIFIGQNGRIWMDGNMEDMVHAVQAIKMIDEGAQTLKLTERVKEFLESVYRKEE
- a CDS encoding prefoldin subunit beta, with translation MDEISPKLQNQIAQFQQLQQQLQTVMSQKIRMDAMLKEMEMTIEELKKVSEDAVVFKSVGSLMIKISDNPALLKDIEEDKETTEVRVKSLDRQEKMLKEKFQSVQEQLNRALGAPPKQDDEDN
- a CDS encoding DUF5611 family protein, whose product is MEYEIKRGSYGNLEGDGLINMMDTAFGPTKKEGDKCVSSFGAMTRIEVRLKSKTLLDITTDTDKGASVELAQETIRRWNAFLEQVTGFTSKERRTRLQKKAKEGKL
- a CDS encoding archaeosine biosynthesis radical SAM protein RaSEA, with the protein product MKNLDLNRPVTIWKEDDVVDGKKEKALVAIFRTRGCHWSRKCGCSMCGYNVESLEGIGVPELTAQLEAVLSRYEGEGMVKLYTSGSFLDPMEIPEEVRDRILSSFDNAKQVLFESRPEFVTPETLQHLPDHSAVALGLESASDKVLRCSVRKGFGTKDYLRAAEAVNSRGFPVRTYLLLKPPYLTESAAIDDTLRSVKFAAPYSDSISINPLNVQKETLVEGLWRRGDYRPPWIWSLFEVLKSKAELPGVRLFSSPSGAGTQRGVHNCPDCDRRLLDILEKFNFEQDVELLGGHHCHCRKEWNSLVGLEELMRTSVDVSRHLGDELVL
- a CDS encoding DHH family phosphoesterase, whose protein sequence is MLDDIIGRLASSDKLILVHGNADPDALGSAYALSKAFPPASILAVEGLDRTSKNVSARLGIELLTCPDHEYPLIVVVDTSSPEQLGSYGQIAGEMIIIDHHCPSEKWVGRGTYLCDDSKKSCAELVLDIIEKAEIEITRTMALALCAGILTDTGHFRFSNPASLRAFARLIEGSNLNIEEVLSLTESPTDISERVAQMKGGQRLRFERVGQHIVAISQGSSFESSVCKSLLSLGADIAFVASQRSGEFRLSARARQEMVRKGLHLGQLLGDVGQETDNDGGGHGGAAGLVGEGDAEAILNICMHKSMAFLRTLK
- the rrp42 gene encoding exosome complex protein Rrp42; the protein is MARSVVSEIKRDHINKLVADGHRVDGRAWDEFRNISIQTNVVETAEGSSRVKIGNTEVIVGVKMTVGEPFSDTPNRGVLTTNAELIPMASPNFESGPPDENSIELSRVVDRGIRESQMIDLEKLCIEPGKKVWINFVDIYVLDFDGNLFDACSLGAVAAIKSAIVPASAHGLGEDYPMPTTCTPISVTAVQIENSILVDPSLDEEKVAAARLTVTTDDNGDLRAMQKGLRGALTVEQINTIIETSRRLGSEIRKLVG
- a CDS encoding FAD-dependent oxidoreductase, with translation MARKIVVIGGGAAGMTAASTAREHGQDDITLITEDEHVAYSPCAIPFVLEGKIKDFQSIVMHTPEFYQSERNIKVLVRTTVDKVDLDKRHLTTKDGRDIEFDVLILATGGMVFVPPVDGRDLKGVFPVRWISDGQAIMDHMPKVQQVVVAGAGVIGLEMAVALQEQGKQVTVVEMFDQVFPRILDRDMADLVRSHCESLGIKFVMGAPLSRIEGKEDVTGVTVGNVHIPCQMVVMATGVRANLKLPEQMGLDIGPLGAVRVSPSLQPYRKGRLVPDIYLAGDVVMCQSAVTAGPTMSQLGSTAVRQGRVAGIRATGGKATFPGTASPFISVIGGLQVGGTGISRSLADYYGLKVKEALAEGSSRARYYPGGKMTTVKLLADADSGRLIGGQIIGGEDVTGRVNWITAALLEGVNVQEFVERMENAYCPPTSMVVDTVNAAAEKLARLFRD
- a CDS encoding KEOPS complex subunit Pcc1, with product MFRATLGVSSPYASTVAKAIGPEAGREIPRTRAEVRHSEGSMTLILDADDLSALRAALNSYIRWMSIAEKMSETVGDIDG
- a CDS encoding 50S ribosomal protein L37ae, with the protein product MAKRTDKAGTSGRYGARYGVVVRKLTRDIEKVQRSRSECPSCHHISVKRVSSGIWACRHCDTKFAGGCYTPRVREAVSKEILAAAAKEI
- a CDS encoding ribosome assembly factor SBDS; translated protein: MVDLEEAIVARLESHGESFEVLIDPKVVNHIRDGKEVELIDYMVIDEIFKNAHKGTRASEDKLKEVFKTLDPAEIAKIIILKGEVQLTAQQRKEMLESKRLRIIATIARNAINPQTGGPHTAQRIEMAMEEAKVHIDAFKPVDLQVQHVLDKLRPLIPIRFDKIRIAIRLKADEYARCFEDMTEMGKVSKEEWQKNGDWIGVVEIPAGLRDDLFHRLNAKTHGTVETKQLR
- a CDS encoding tyrosine--tRNA ligase, producing the protein MDIEERYALVARNTEEIITSEDLKQVLQNKSSPTGYIGFEPSGLVHIGWMVTAQKIRNFVDANFDFIIFLADWHAYINDKLGGDIENIRVCAEYMKDCFEALGVPREKVQYKLASQIMDDIDYWETVIKVGKASSLQRVKRAMTIMGRSEDEADVDSSKMMYPLMQAADLIFMDVDVAYAGLDQRRAHMLAREAAEKMGVKKAVAVHTPLLPGLKGGNRMDPVNSKMSKSDPDGSLLIHDSPEDIKRKLGKAFCPPEAEGNPVMAICRYVLFERMDVLRFERPEKFGGDLEFQNYDELERTYLSGKLHPMDLKNGTAAALAEVLAPTREYFQRKPENLERILKVLADVRKLR
- a CDS encoding DNA-directed RNA polymerase subunit P, giving the protein MTYKCGQCEKPIRSNVNAVGMQCENCGSKMFYKERPNVKKVIKGR